A stretch of the Pseudomonas helvetica genome encodes the following:
- a CDS encoding IS256 family transposase — protein sequence MPTKKKPALRELPKIPKELLEQFTDGPMTAEAIEDASAAFKKALIERALSAELGHHLGYPPGAQRPEDETNQRNGKSGKTVLTGDGPLRLDIPRDRDGSFSPILIPKHERRYTGFDDKIIAMYARGMTVREIRAFLSEQYGTDVSPDFISSVTDEVMAEIGAWQQRPLEPMYPVIFFDALRVKIREEGLVRNKAIYLALGVLPDGTRDILGIWIENTEGAKFWMKVFNDLKTRGVEDVLIAVTDGLKGMPEALNAVFPDTTLQTCVVHLIRNSLDYAAWDKRRELAKALKPIYQAVTAEAAEQALDAFENGPWGKQYPTVVAAWRRAWDRVIPFFVFPPAIRKVIYTTNAIESINAQLRKIIKTRGHFPTDDAATKLIWLGLRNITANWGSAAHDWKSAMNQFAILYGDRFIRPTW from the coding sequence ATGCCAACCAAAAAGAAACCTGCGTTGCGAGAGCTGCCGAAAATCCCGAAAGAGCTGCTCGAGCAATTCACCGATGGACCGATGACCGCTGAAGCCATCGAGGACGCGTCTGCGGCGTTCAAGAAGGCTTTGATCGAGCGAGCCCTGAGTGCTGAGCTCGGGCATCACTTGGGCTATCCGCCGGGCGCGCAGCGTCCAGAGGATGAAACCAATCAGCGCAACGGCAAAAGCGGCAAGACGGTTCTAACCGGCGACGGCCCGCTCCGACTGGATATTCCTCGCGACCGGGACGGCAGTTTTTCCCCTATCCTGATTCCCAAACACGAGCGCCGCTACACCGGGTTCGATGACAAGATCATCGCCATGTATGCCCGTGGAATGACTGTCAGAGAGATCCGTGCGTTTCTTTCAGAGCAGTACGGTACTGACGTTTCTCCCGACTTCATCAGCTCGGTAACCGACGAGGTCATGGCAGAGATCGGTGCATGGCAACAGCGGCCTTTGGAGCCGATGTACCCGGTGATTTTTTTCGATGCTCTACGGGTCAAAATCCGCGAAGAGGGGCTGGTTCGCAACAAGGCGATCTACTTGGCCCTAGGTGTTTTGCCTGACGGAACACGCGATATTCTCGGCATTTGGATAGAAAATACCGAGGGCGCCAAATTCTGGATGAAGGTGTTCAACGACCTCAAGACACGCGGCGTCGAAGACGTGTTGATTGCTGTGACCGATGGCCTTAAAGGCATGCCAGAAGCGCTCAACGCCGTATTTCCAGACACGACACTGCAAACATGCGTTGTCCATCTGATCCGCAACAGTCTTGATTACGCAGCCTGGGATAAACGCCGCGAACTGGCCAAGGCGCTCAAACCGATCTATCAGGCAGTCACCGCCGAAGCGGCTGAGCAGGCGCTGGATGCGTTTGAAAACGGGCCATGGGGCAAGCAGTATCCGACGGTAGTGGCGGCTTGGCGCCGCGCTTGGGATCGTGTGATTCCATTTTTCGTGTTCCCGCCGGCGATCCGAAAAGTGATCTACACGACTAACGCCATTGAGAGCATCAACGCTCAGCTGCGCAAGATCATCAAGACCCGCGGCCACTTCCCGACCGACGATGCGGCAACGAAACTGATCTGGCTTGGGCTACGCAATATCACCGCAAACTGGGGCTCAGCGGCACATGACTGGAAAAGCGCGATGAATCAATTTGCGATTCTGTACGGAGATCGATTTATCAGGCCGACCTGGTAA
- a CDS encoding amino acid aminotransferase, with translation MMHFDAIGRVPGDPILGLMEAYAQDSNPCKFDLGVGVYKDAQGLTPIPQSVKLAELRLVDRQTTKTYIGGHGDPAFGKVINELVLGADSTLIAEQRAGATQTPGGTGALRLSADFIAHCLPGRGIWLSNPTWPIHETIYATAGLKVSHYPYVGSDNRLDVEAMLATLNLIPKGDVVLLHACCHNPTGFDLSHDDWRRVLEVVRSRELLPLIDFAYQGFGDGLEQDAWAVRLFAAELPELLITSSCSKNFGLYRDRTGALIVCAKDAEKLVDIRSQLANIARNLWSTPPDHGAAVVATILGDPELKQLWADEVEAMRLRIAQLRSGLVEALEPHGLGERFAHIGVQRGMFSYTGLTPAQVKNLRENHSVYMVSSGRANVAGIDATRLDLLAQAFADVCK, from the coding sequence ATAATGCATTTCGACGCCATCGGCCGAGTACCCGGCGACCCGATTCTCGGCCTGATGGAGGCCTATGCGCAGGACAGCAATCCGTGCAAGTTCGACCTTGGCGTGGGCGTCTACAAGGACGCCCAGGGCCTGACCCCGATTCCGCAGTCGGTGAAACTCGCCGAACTGCGCCTGGTGGATCGTCAGACCACCAAGACCTACATCGGCGGTCACGGTGACCCGGCTTTCGGCAAAGTGATCAATGAGCTGGTGCTCGGCGCCGATTCCACGCTGATCGCCGAGCAGCGAGCCGGCGCGACCCAAACCCCGGGCGGCACCGGCGCCTTGCGCCTGAGCGCCGACTTCATTGCGCACTGCCTGCCGGGGCGTGGCATCTGGCTGAGCAACCCGACCTGGCCGATTCACGAAACCATCTACGCCACTGCCGGCCTCAAGGTCAGCCACTATCCGTACGTGGGCAGCGACAATCGCCTCGATGTCGAAGCGATGCTGGCGACCCTGAACCTGATTCCCAAGGGCGATGTGGTGCTGCTGCACGCCTGCTGCCACAACCCGACCGGTTTCGACCTGTCCCACGATGACTGGCGCCGAGTGCTGGAGGTGGTTCGCAGCCGCGAACTGCTGCCACTGATCGACTTCGCTTATCAGGGTTTTGGCGATGGTCTGGAGCAGGACGCCTGGGCGGTGCGGTTGTTTGCCGCCGAGCTGCCCGAGCTACTGATCACCAGTTCCTGCTCGAAAAACTTCGGTCTGTACCGCGACCGCACCGGTGCACTGATCGTCTGCGCGAAGGATGCCGAAAAGCTGGTGGATATCCGCAGCCAATTGGCCAACATCGCCCGCAACCTGTGGTCGACACCACCGGATCACGGCGCCGCCGTGGTGGCAACCATCCTCGGCGACCCGGAGCTGAAACAGCTGTGGGCCGATGAAGTGGAAGCCATGCGTTTGCGCATCGCGCAGTTGCGCTCGGGCCTGGTGGAAGCGCTGGAGCCACACGGTTTGGGTGAACGCTTCGCGCATATCGGCGTGCAACGCGGGATGTTTTCCTACACCGGTTTGACGCCGGCGCAGGTGAAAAACCTGCGGGAGAATCACAGCGTGTACATGGTCAGCTCCGGTCGTGCCAACGTCGCCGGGATTGATGCGACACGTCTGGATTTGCTGGCGCAAGCTTTCGCTGACGTCTGCAAGTAA
- a CDS encoding 4a-hydroxytetrahydrobiopterin dehydratase, giving the protein MNALNQAHCEACRADAPQVSDEELPVLIKQIPDWNIEVRDGVMQLEKVFLFKNFKFALAFTNAVGEISEAEGHHPGLLTEWGKVTVTWWSHSIKGLHRNDFIMAARTDEVAKDAEGRK; this is encoded by the coding sequence ATGAACGCTCTGAACCAAGCCCATTGCGAAGCCTGCCGTGCCGATGCCCCACAAGTCAGTGACGAAGAACTGCCGGTACTGATCAAGCAGATCCCTGACTGGAACATCGAAGTTCGCGATGGCGTGATGCAGCTGGAAAAAGTCTTCCTGTTCAAGAATTTCAAATTCGCCCTGGCCTTTACCAACGCCGTGGGTGAAATCTCCGAGGCCGAAGGCCACCACCCAGGCCTGCTCACCGAGTGGGGCAAAGTCACCGTGACCTGGTGGAGCCACTCGATCAAAGGCTTGCACCGCAACGACTTCATCATGGCCGCGCGCACTGACGAAGTGGCCAAAGACGCCGAGGGCCGCAAATAA
- the phhA gene encoding phenylalanine 4-monooxygenase, with product MKQTQYVAREPDAQGFIHYTAEEHAVWNTLITRQLKVLEGRACQEYMDGIEKLGLPHDRIPQLDEINKVLGETTGWQVARVPALIPFQTFFELLASKQFPVATFIRTREELDYLQEPDIFHEIFGHCPLLTNPWFAEFTHTYGKLGLQASKEERVYLARLYWMTIEFGLVDTPQGKRIYGGGILSSPKETVYSLSGEPEHQAFDPLEAMRTPYRIDILQPLYFVLPNLKRLFDLAHEDIMGMVQQGMQLGLHAPKFPPKPKAA from the coding sequence ATGAAGCAGACGCAATACGTGGCCCGCGAGCCCGATGCGCAAGGTTTTATTCACTACACCGCTGAAGAACATGCAGTGTGGAACACGCTGATCACTCGCCAGCTGAAAGTGCTCGAGGGTCGTGCGTGCCAGGAATACATGGACGGCATCGAAAAACTCGGCCTGCCCCATGACCGCATTCCGCAACTCGACGAAATCAACAAAGTCCTCGGCGAGACCACTGGCTGGCAAGTTGCCCGGGTACCGGCGCTGATTCCATTCCAGACCTTCTTTGAATTACTGGCCAGCAAGCAGTTTCCGGTCGCGACCTTTATTCGTACTCGCGAAGAACTGGATTACCTGCAAGAGCCGGACATTTTCCACGAGATCTTTGGGCACTGCCCGCTGCTGACCAACCCTTGGTTCGCCGAATTCACCCACACCTACGGCAAACTCGGCCTACAGGCTTCCAAGGAAGAACGCGTTTATCTGGCGCGCCTGTACTGGATGACCATCGAGTTTGGCCTGGTCGACACCCCGCAAGGCAAACGCATCTACGGCGGCGGCATCCTCTCCTCGCCGAAAGAAACCGTGTACAGCCTGTCCGGCGAACCGGAGCATCAAGCCTTTGATCCGCTGGAAGCGATGCGCACGCCGTATCGCATCGACATCCTGCAACCGCTGTACTTTGTCCTGCCGAACCTCAAGCGCCTGTTCGATCTGGCCCACGAGGACATCATGGGCATGGTCCAGCAAGGCATGCAGCTGGGTCTGCACGCACCCAAGTTTCCGCCTAAACCCAAGGCGGCCTGA
- a CDS encoding sigma-54-dependent transcriptional regulator, with protein MRIKVHCQNRIGILRDILNLLVEYGINVARGEVGGEHGNAIYLHCPNLINLQFQALRPKFEAITGVFGVKRVGLMPSERRHMELNALLGALEFPVLSIDMGGSIVAANRAAAQLLGVRVDEVPGIPLSRYAEDFDLPELVRANKSRINGLRVKVKGDVFLADIAPLQSEHDDSEAMAGAVLTLHRADRVGERIYNVRKQELRGFDSIFQSSKVMAAVVREARRMAPLDAPLLIEGETGTGKELLARACHLASPRGQSPLMALNCAGLPESMAETELFGYGPGAFEGARAEGKLGLLELTAGGTLFLDGVGEMSPRLQVKLLRFLQDGCFRRVGSDEEVYLDVRVICATQVDLSELCASGEFRQDLYHRLNVLSLHIPPLRECLDGLTPLVEHFLDQASRQIGCPLPKLAPAAMERLSHYHWPGNVRQLENVLFQAVSLCDGGTVKAEHIRLPDYGVRQPLGDFSLEGGLDEIVGRFEKAVLERLYSEYPSSRLLGKRLGVSHTTIANKLREYEVGKEPGA; from the coding sequence ATGCGTATCAAAGTCCACTGCCAGAACCGCATCGGTATCCTGCGCGACATTCTCAACCTGCTGGTGGAGTACGGGATCAACGTCGCCCGGGGTGAGGTCGGCGGCGAGCATGGCAACGCGATCTATCTGCATTGCCCGAACCTGATCAACCTTCAGTTCCAGGCACTGCGTCCGAAGTTCGAGGCCATCACCGGTGTGTTTGGCGTCAAGCGCGTAGGGCTGATGCCCAGCGAGCGTCGGCACATGGAGCTGAACGCCTTGCTCGGCGCGCTGGAGTTTCCGGTGCTGTCGATCGACATGGGCGGCTCGATCGTCGCGGCCAACCGTGCCGCCGCGCAATTGCTCGGGGTGCGGGTGGACGAGGTGCCGGGGATTCCCTTGTCGCGGTATGCCGAGGACTTCGATCTGCCGGAGCTGGTTCGCGCCAATAAATCGCGGATCAATGGCTTGCGGGTCAAGGTCAAAGGCGACGTGTTCCTCGCCGATATCGCGCCGTTGCAATCGGAGCATGACGACAGCGAGGCCATGGCTGGTGCGGTGCTGACGTTGCACCGGGCGGACCGGGTCGGCGAACGCATCTATAACGTGCGCAAGCAGGAGTTGCGCGGTTTCGACAGCATTTTCCAGAGCTCCAAAGTCATGGCCGCGGTGGTGCGTGAAGCGCGGCGCATGGCGCCACTGGATGCGCCACTGCTGATCGAGGGCGAGACTGGCACCGGTAAAGAACTGTTGGCGCGCGCCTGCCATCTGGCCAGCCCGCGTGGACAGTCGCCGTTGATGGCGCTCAACTGTGCCGGGTTACCAGAATCGATGGCCGAGACCGAGCTGTTCGGTTATGGCCCAGGGGCGTTCGAAGGGGCGCGCGCCGAAGGCAAGCTCGGGCTGCTGGAACTGACGGCGGGCGGTACGCTGTTTCTCGATGGTGTCGGGGAAATGAGTCCGCGCTTGCAGGTGAAATTGCTGCGGTTCTTGCAGGACGGTTGCTTCCGCCGGGTCGGCAGCGATGAAGAGGTTTACCTGGATGTGCGGGTGATCTGCGCCACCCAGGTCGATTTGTCTGAACTGTGTGCCAGCGGTGAATTCCGTCAGGATCTTTACCATCGATTGAATGTGCTTTCGCTGCACATCCCGCCGCTGCGTGAATGCCTCGACGGTCTGACGCCGCTGGTCGAGCACTTTCTCGATCAGGCCAGTCGGCAGATTGGTTGTCCACTACCGAAGCTGGCACCGGCGGCGATGGAGCGGCTCAGTCATTACCACTGGCCGGGCAATGTCCGGCAGTTGGAGAACGTGCTGTTTCAGGCGGTTTCGCTGTGTGACGGCGGCACGGTCAAGGCGGAGCATATTCGCCTGCCGGATTACGGCGTGCGCCAGCCTCTGGGGGATTTCTCGCTGGAAGGCGGGCTGGACGAGATTGTCGGGCGTTTCGAAAAGGCGGTGCTGGAGCGGTTGTATTCCGAGTACCCGAGCAGTCGCCTGTTGGGCAAGCGCCTCGGGGTTTCTCATACCACCATCGCCAACAAACTGCGTGAATACGAAGTCGGTAAAGAACCGGGCGCATAG